A part of Anas acuta chromosome 26, bAnaAcu1.1, whole genome shotgun sequence genomic DNA contains:
- the MARCHF2 gene encoding E3 ubiquitin-protein ligase MARCHF2 isoform X1, translated as MTTGDCCHLPGSLCDCPGSAALSKSVEDSDIGRPQYVTQVTAKDGRLLSTVIKALGAQSDGPICRICHEGGNGEGLLSPCDCTGTLGTVHKSCLEKWLSSSNTSYCELCHTEFVVERRPRPLTEAGLMVEPQENSPSMSSELVFSCNWLKDPGPRNEKRTLFCDMVCFLFITPLAAISGWLCLRGAQDHLQFNSRLEAIGLIALTIALFTIYVLWTLVSFRYHCQLYSEWRRTNQKVRLMIPASRSPHPVPHSLLSAKLLKKTADETTV; from the exons ATGACGACGGGCGactgctgccacctccccggCTCCCTCTGCGACTgcccgggcagcgccgcccTCTCCAAGTCGGTGGAGGACTCTGACATCGGGCGCCCGCAGTACGTCACGCAGGTCACCGCCAAGGACGGCCGCCTCCTCTCCACCGTCATCAAGGCGCTGGGCGCACAGAG TGACGGTCCCATCTGTCGAATCTGTCACGAAGGTGGAAATGGGGAGGGACTGCTTTCCCCGTGTGACTGCACAGGAACACTGGGCACCGTGCACAAGAGCTGCCTGGAAAAATGGTTATCCTCCTCCAACACAAGTTACTGTGAGCTCTGCCACACAGAATTTGTTGTAGAGAGAAGACCGAGACCTTTGACAGAG GCAGGTCTCATGGTGGAGCCTCAAGAGAATTCCCCATCCATGTCTTCAGAGCTGGTGTTTTCCTGCAAT TGGCTGAAGGATCCTGGTCCCCGCAATGAGAAGAGGACCCTTTTCTGTGACATGGTGTGTTTCCTGTTCATCACTCCTCTGGCAGCAATCTCCGGCTGGCTGTGTCTTCGTGGAGCCCAGGATCATTTGCAGTTCAACAGCCGACTGGAGGCCATTGGACTCATAGCACTAACTATAGCACTTTTTACAATCTACGTCCTTTGGACGCTG GTCTCGTTCCGCTACCACTGCCAGCTGTACTCGGAGTGGCGAAGGACCAACCAGAAAGTCCGCCTGATGATCCCGGCCTCGCGGAGCCCTCACCCCGTGCCCCACTCCCTGCTCTCCGCCAAGCTCCTGAAGAAGACCGCGGACGAAACCACCGTCTGA
- the LOC137844935 gene encoding zinc finger protein RFP-like isoform X1 — MAGGSEAAAELQEEATCAICLDLFRSPVMLDCGHNFCQACIGLCWARSTGAPSCPQCRQALPSRSLRPNRQLGNIAAGLRRLGQTVEPRQEQNQSELESLRRERGELEEQLKKERCTCQGYLDKVKAERQKIASEFKQLHQCLEEQECLLMARLGELERQIETRVKEKADKLSKRIFHLDGLIREKEESQLSGCEFPQDAGDILGRCEKGKFQQKEWTSQNLEKAAGVCSKKPPELEETARKLQDASTTALREEGEESQGLYTKVNVTLDPDTAQSRLILSEDGKSVMQGATQQHRPDSTKRFDPWPCVLGCEGFNSGRPCWEVEVGHGSCWAVGVALESVRRKGPIDMNPVGGIWAVGQYKEKFQALTSPTPTPFLPSMVPRRVRVCLNHAEGRVTFVNADNEATIFTFLQATFSGKRIYPWLWVGKGSQLKL; from the exons ATGGCAGGCGGCagcgaggcggcggcggagctgcaggaagaggcGACCTGCGCCATCTGCTTGGATCTGTTCCGCAGCCCGGTGATGCTGGACTGCGGGCACAACTTCTGCCAGGCCTGCATCGGCCTGTGCTGGGCGAGATCCACTGGGGCTCCCTCTTGCCCCCAGTGCCGCCAGGCCCTGCCCAGCCGCAGCCTGAGGCCCAACCGGCAGCTGGGCAACATCGCGGCCGGGCTCAGGCGGCTTGGCCAGACCGTGGAGCCCCGCCAG GAGCAAAACCAGTCTGAGCTAGAGAGCctcaggagagagagaggagagctgGAGGAACAGCTAAAGAAGGAGCGATGTACCTGCCAGGGCTATCTG GACAAAGTaaaagcagagaggcagaagaTTGCGTCTGAATTCAAGCAGCTGCACCAATGCCTGGAGGAACAAGAGTGCCTGCTGATGGCTCGGTTGGGAGAGCTGGAGAGGCAAATTGAAACGAGAGTGAAGGAAAAGGCTGATAAATTGTCTAAGAGGATTTTTCATCTGGATGGCCTGatcagggagaaggaggagtCTCAGCTCTCAGGATGTGAGTTCCCACAG GATGCTGGTGACATTCTGGGCAG GTGCGAGAAGGGAAAATTCCAGCAAAAGGAGTGGACGAGCCAAAATCTGGAAAAGGCAGCTGGTGTCTGCTCAAAAAAACCTCCTGAGCTAGAAGAGACAGCAAGAAAACTCCAAG ATGCTTCAACAACTGCTctgagggaggaaggggaagagtcACAGGGCCTGTACACAAAAG TGAACGTGACTCTGGATCCAGACACAGCTCAGTCACGGCTCATCTTATCAGAAGATGGGAAGAGTGTGATGCAGGGAGCCACGCAGCAACACCGGCCTGACAGCACGAAGCGGTTTGACCCATGGCCATGCGTGCTGGGCTGCGAGGGATTCAACTCAGGGCGACCGTgctgggaggtggaggtgggCCATGGGtcctgctgggctgtgggggtggccCTGGAGTCTGTGAGGAGGAAGGGACCGATTGACATGAACCCCGTGGGTGGGATCTGGGCAGTGGGGCAGTACAAGGAGAAGTTCCAGGCTCTGACTTCCCCCACTCCCAcccctttcctccccagcaTGGTCCCCCGCAGGGTGCGGGTCTGTCTGAACCATGCAGAGGGGCGGGTGACGTTTGTCAATGCAGACAACGAGGCTACAATTTTCACTTTCCTGCAAGCCACGTTTTCAGGAAAGCGAATCTACCCCTGGTTGTGGGTGGGGAAGGGGTCCCAGCTCAAACTGTGA
- the LOC137844935 gene encoding E3 ubiquitin-protein ligase TRIM15-like isoform X3, with amino-acid sequence MFMTDQEQNQSELESLRRERGELEEQLKKERCTCQGYLDKVKAERQKIASEFKQLHQCLEEQECLLMARLGELERQIETRVKEKADKLSKRIFHLDGLIREKEESQLSGCEFPQDAGDILGRCEKGKFQQKEWTSQNLEKAAGVCSKKPPELEETARKLQDASTTALREEGEESQGLYTKVNVTLDPDTAQSRLILSEDGKSVMQGATQQHRPDSTKRFDPWPCVLGCEGFNSGRPCWEVEVGHGSCWAVGVALESVRRKGPIDMNPVGGIWAVGQYKEKFQALTSPTPTPFLPSMVPRRVRVCLNHAEGRVTFVNADNEATIFTFLQATFSGKRIYPWLWVGKGSQLKL; translated from the exons ATGTTTATGACTGACCAG GAGCAAAACCAGTCTGAGCTAGAGAGCctcaggagagagagaggagagctgGAGGAACAGCTAAAGAAGGAGCGATGTACCTGCCAGGGCTATCTG GACAAAGTaaaagcagagaggcagaagaTTGCGTCTGAATTCAAGCAGCTGCACCAATGCCTGGAGGAACAAGAGTGCCTGCTGATGGCTCGGTTGGGAGAGCTGGAGAGGCAAATTGAAACGAGAGTGAAGGAAAAGGCTGATAAATTGTCTAAGAGGATTTTTCATCTGGATGGCCTGatcagggagaaggaggagtCTCAGCTCTCAGGATGTGAGTTCCCACAG GATGCTGGTGACATTCTGGGCAG GTGCGAGAAGGGAAAATTCCAGCAAAAGGAGTGGACGAGCCAAAATCTGGAAAAGGCAGCTGGTGTCTGCTCAAAAAAACCTCCTGAGCTAGAAGAGACAGCAAGAAAACTCCAAG ATGCTTCAACAACTGCTctgagggaggaaggggaagagtcACAGGGCCTGTACACAAAAG TGAACGTGACTCTGGATCCAGACACAGCTCAGTCACGGCTCATCTTATCAGAAGATGGGAAGAGTGTGATGCAGGGAGCCACGCAGCAACACCGGCCTGACAGCACGAAGCGGTTTGACCCATGGCCATGCGTGCTGGGCTGCGAGGGATTCAACTCAGGGCGACCGTgctgggaggtggaggtgggCCATGGGtcctgctgggctgtgggggtggccCTGGAGTCTGTGAGGAGGAAGGGACCGATTGACATGAACCCCGTGGGTGGGATCTGGGCAGTGGGGCAGTACAAGGAGAAGTTCCAGGCTCTGACTTCCCCCACTCCCAcccctttcctccccagcaTGGTCCCCCGCAGGGTGCGGGTCTGTCTGAACCATGCAGAGGGGCGGGTGACGTTTGTCAATGCAGACAACGAGGCTACAATTTTCACTTTCCTGCAAGCCACGTTTTCAGGAAAGCGAATCTACCCCTGGTTGTGGGTGGGGAAGGGGTCCCAGCTCAAACTGTGA
- the LOC137844934 gene encoding butyrophilin subfamily 1 member A1-like: MLAEMHFLSFFHSFVTCVMMLLTHKPGTDGFAVPAPSHPVLAAVGEAAVLPCCPDLGASARPSEVSWLRMPHSSLVHHYSEQKGQDREQTPEYRGRTELLMHRIRQGCMDLRLSAVQPSDEGQYTCLVRRGVSYREAQLELKVTAMGSAPHISMENIQGGTRIVCRSSGWYPEPQVLWRDSSHQHIPSEAENRSRDARGLFEAQSTLLVVGSTPKDLSCVVRNTYLNEEKETAFQTSDFLQGASPGMVVPSVILTVFGVIGFIAYLLKIKGWKRFADKLGKANMTLDPDTAHPWLLLSKDGKGVRWGEEWQKRPEGPERFDTWCCVLGYEGFTSGQHTWEVTVDSAKSWGVGLARASLQRKGRIPLSPQGGLWAVVKLDKVFRALTSPKCTPLPLTCIPRRMRVFLDYEKGQVAFSNADTDVPIFTFLPASFKGERIHLWLWVWDKESWLRLSP, translated from the exons ATGTTGGCAGAGATGCATTTTCTTTCgtttttccattcctttgtTACGTGCGTCATGATGCTCCTCACTCACAAGCCAGGGACAG atgggtttgcagtGCCAGCACCCAGTCACCCTGTCCTTGCTGCTGTGGgggaggctgctgtgctgccctgctgccctgacCTGGGGGCGAGCGCTCGGCCCTCAGAGGTGAGCTGGCTCCGGATGCCGCACTCGTCACTTGTGCATCACTACAGCGAGCAGAAGGGCCAGGACAGGGAGCAGACTCCGGAGTACCGAGGCAGGACAGAACTGCTGATGCACCGCATCCGCCAGGGCTGCATGGATTTGAGACTTTCTGCTGTCCAACCCTCTGATGAGGGGCAGTACACCTGCTTGGTTCGTCGTGGCGTCAGCTACAGAGAAGCTCAGCTGGAACTGAAGGTGACAG CCATGGGGTCTGCTCCTCATATCTCCATGGAGAATATCCAAGGAGGCACCAGAATTGTGTGTCGATCATCTGGTTGGTACCCAGAGCCCCAGGTCCTGTGGAGAGATTCCAGCCATCAGCACATACCTTCAGAGGCTGAAAACCGATCCCGGGATGCAAGGGGCCTCTTTGAAGCACAGAGCACCCTCCTTGTCGTGGGAAGTACTCCAAAGGACTTGTCCTGTGTGGTGAGGAACACGTACCTCAACgaagaaaaggaaactgctTTTCAAACGTCAG ACTTTTTACAAGGAGCTTCTCCAGGCATGGTTGTTCCAAGTGTGATCCTGACAGTGTTTGGTGTCATTGGCTTCATTGCTTACCTGTTGAAGATCAAAG ggTGGAAGAGATTTGCAGACAAACTAGGAAAAG CAAACATGACTCTGGATCCAGACACTGCTCACCCCTGGCTGCTCCTCTCAAAGGATGGTAAAGGCGTGAGATGGGGAGAAGAGTGGCAAAAGCGGCCTGAAGGACCAGAGAGGTTTGATACGTGGTGTTGTGTGCTGGGCTACGAGGGCTTCACTTCTGGGCAGCACACCTGGGAGGTCACCGTGGACAGTGCAAAGAGCTGGGGCGTGGGACTTGCCAGGGCCTCTCTGCAGAGGAAGGGACGGATCCCACTCAGCCCCCAGGGGGGGCTCTGGGCTGTGGTGAAGCTGGACAAAGTTTTTCGGGCTCTGACGTCCCCTAAATGCACCCCACTGCCACTGACCTGCATCCCAAGAAGGATGCGCGTTTTTCTGGATTATGAAAAGGGTCAAGTAGCCTTTTCAAATGCTGATACAGATGTCCCCATCTTCACTTTCCTGCCAGCATCATTCAAGGGAGAGAGAATCCACCTTTGGCTCTGGGTATGGGATAAAGAATCCTGGCTCAGGTTGTCTCCCTGA
- the MARCHF2 gene encoding E3 ubiquitin-protein ligase MARCHF2 isoform X2: MTTGDCCHLPGSLCDCPGSAALSKSVEDSDIGRPQYVTQVTAKDGRLLSTVIKALGAQSDGPICRICHEGGNGEGLLSPCDCTGTLGTVHKSCLEKWLSSSNTSYCELCHTEFVVERRPRPLTEWLKDPGPRNEKRTLFCDMVCFLFITPLAAISGWLCLRGAQDHLQFNSRLEAIGLIALTIALFTIYVLWTLVSFRYHCQLYSEWRRTNQKVRLMIPASRSPHPVPHSLLSAKLLKKTADETTV, translated from the exons ATGACGACGGGCGactgctgccacctccccggCTCCCTCTGCGACTgcccgggcagcgccgcccTCTCCAAGTCGGTGGAGGACTCTGACATCGGGCGCCCGCAGTACGTCACGCAGGTCACCGCCAAGGACGGCCGCCTCCTCTCCACCGTCATCAAGGCGCTGGGCGCACAGAG TGACGGTCCCATCTGTCGAATCTGTCACGAAGGTGGAAATGGGGAGGGACTGCTTTCCCCGTGTGACTGCACAGGAACACTGGGCACCGTGCACAAGAGCTGCCTGGAAAAATGGTTATCCTCCTCCAACACAAGTTACTGTGAGCTCTGCCACACAGAATTTGTTGTAGAGAGAAGACCGAGACCTTTGACAGAG TGGCTGAAGGATCCTGGTCCCCGCAATGAGAAGAGGACCCTTTTCTGTGACATGGTGTGTTTCCTGTTCATCACTCCTCTGGCAGCAATCTCCGGCTGGCTGTGTCTTCGTGGAGCCCAGGATCATTTGCAGTTCAACAGCCGACTGGAGGCCATTGGACTCATAGCACTAACTATAGCACTTTTTACAATCTACGTCCTTTGGACGCTG GTCTCGTTCCGCTACCACTGCCAGCTGTACTCGGAGTGGCGAAGGACCAACCAGAAAGTCCGCCTGATGATCCCGGCCTCGCGGAGCCCTCACCCCGTGCCCCACTCCCTGCTCTCCGCCAAGCTCCTGAAGAAGACCGCGGACGAAACCACCGTCTGA
- the LOC137844935 gene encoding E3 ubiquitin-protein ligase TRIM15-like isoform X2 has protein sequence MLSNQHVLPPIPTEQNQSELESLRRERGELEEQLKKERCTCQGYLDKVKAERQKIASEFKQLHQCLEEQECLLMARLGELERQIETRVKEKADKLSKRIFHLDGLIREKEESQLSGCEFPQDAGDILGRCEKGKFQQKEWTSQNLEKAAGVCSKKPPELEETARKLQDASTTALREEGEESQGLYTKVNVTLDPDTAQSRLILSEDGKSVMQGATQQHRPDSTKRFDPWPCVLGCEGFNSGRPCWEVEVGHGSCWAVGVALESVRRKGPIDMNPVGGIWAVGQYKEKFQALTSPTPTPFLPSMVPRRVRVCLNHAEGRVTFVNADNEATIFTFLQATFSGKRIYPWLWVGKGSQLKL, from the exons ATGCTTAGCAACCAGCAtgtccttccccccatccccacG GAGCAAAACCAGTCTGAGCTAGAGAGCctcaggagagagagaggagagctgGAGGAACAGCTAAAGAAGGAGCGATGTACCTGCCAGGGCTATCTG GACAAAGTaaaagcagagaggcagaagaTTGCGTCTGAATTCAAGCAGCTGCACCAATGCCTGGAGGAACAAGAGTGCCTGCTGATGGCTCGGTTGGGAGAGCTGGAGAGGCAAATTGAAACGAGAGTGAAGGAAAAGGCTGATAAATTGTCTAAGAGGATTTTTCATCTGGATGGCCTGatcagggagaaggaggagtCTCAGCTCTCAGGATGTGAGTTCCCACAG GATGCTGGTGACATTCTGGGCAG GTGCGAGAAGGGAAAATTCCAGCAAAAGGAGTGGACGAGCCAAAATCTGGAAAAGGCAGCTGGTGTCTGCTCAAAAAAACCTCCTGAGCTAGAAGAGACAGCAAGAAAACTCCAAG ATGCTTCAACAACTGCTctgagggaggaaggggaagagtcACAGGGCCTGTACACAAAAG TGAACGTGACTCTGGATCCAGACACAGCTCAGTCACGGCTCATCTTATCAGAAGATGGGAAGAGTGTGATGCAGGGAGCCACGCAGCAACACCGGCCTGACAGCACGAAGCGGTTTGACCCATGGCCATGCGTGCTGGGCTGCGAGGGATTCAACTCAGGGCGACCGTgctgggaggtggaggtgggCCATGGGtcctgctgggctgtgggggtggccCTGGAGTCTGTGAGGAGGAAGGGACCGATTGACATGAACCCCGTGGGTGGGATCTGGGCAGTGGGGCAGTACAAGGAGAAGTTCCAGGCTCTGACTTCCCCCACTCCCAcccctttcctccccagcaTGGTCCCCCGCAGGGTGCGGGTCTGTCTGAACCATGCAGAGGGGCGGGTGACGTTTGTCAATGCAGACAACGAGGCTACAATTTTCACTTTCCTGCAAGCCACGTTTTCAGGAAAGCGAATCTACCCCTGGTTGTGGGTGGGGAAGGGGTCCCAGCTCAAACTGTGA